Genomic window (Actinomycetes bacterium):
GGGACCGGACTCGGTGCGCCAGTACGACGCTGTCGACGTGGCCGTCGCGGTGGCCACGGACAACGGGCTGGTGACGCCGGTGCTGCGGTCGGTCGAGGACATGACGATCACGACCGTCGCGCGGACGACCCGCGACCTGGCCGAGCGGGCCCGGTCCGGGCAGCTGCGCCAGCACGAGCTCGAGGGCGGGTCGATCAGCGTGACCAACCTCGGGATGCACGGCACCGAGGAGTTCGCCGCGATCATCAACCCGCCGCAGGCCGCGATCCTCGCGGTCGGCGCCGCGCGCCAGGAGCCGGTGGCCGTCGACGGGCGGCTCGAGGTGGCGACCGTGATGCGGCTGACCCTGTCGGTGGACCACCGGCCGGTCGACGGTGTCGTCGGCGCCCGGTGGCTGGCCGCGCTGACCGGCCTGCTGGAGCACCCGGCGCGCATCCTGGCCTGAGGCGCGGGCAGTGGCATCGTGGCAGGCATGACCGAGCACCTGCGCGTCGTACGACCTGACGACCTCGAACCCGCCGACCCGACGCCGGGCATGGCGCGACGCAAGGCGTTCGAGGCGCCCGGGCTGTGGGCCGGCGTCGTGGACACCGAGCCCGGCGTCCGGTCCGGCTGGCACCACCACGGCGGCCACGAGTCGAGCCTCTACGTCGTCGCGGGCGCGATGCGGCTGGAGTTCGGCACTGGCGGGCGGTTCGCGGTGGAGGCCGGTCCGGGCGACTTCGTGCACGTGCCGGCCGGCGTCGTGCACCGCGAGAGCAACCCGGGTGCCGTCGTCAGCCGGGCGGTCATCGCCCGGGCCGGGACCGGAGCGCCGACCGTCAACGTCGACGGCCCGGACGCAGCCGCCGAGGACTAGGCCTACTGCGCGAGGAGCCAGGTCGTGCGCCGCATGGTCGTCGCGTAATGGATGACGACGAGCACGCCGAGCACGACGCCGAAGGCCGTCACTCCCGCCCATGTGACGGCGACCGCGCCGCCGAGAAGTACCACGAGCTCCACGGCGAGACGGACGGCGCCGGGCACCCGGACGGGTGCCTCGTTGTCACCGCCGGAGTCGCCCTCGACCCGGAAGGTGCCCCACGCGCCGGCGGCCGCCGAGACCAGGACCAGCGCGACCGGCCAGCGCAGCCAGCCGCCCAGCGCGTCGCCGGTGAGCTCCCAGCCGGCCAGCCCCCACGCCACGAGAGCCGCGAGCTCGAGGACGAACCGCAGCACGAGCTGCCACACCGGGAGCTCCGGTGGTGGAGCGCCTCGCGACCCCTGGACGCCGGGCCCGCGCCCTGTCACGCTCGCCTCGTGGTGATCACGCTGCTCATCGTGGCAGTCGTCGCGCTGGATGCGTCACCGTGACCGTCGGCACCGTCCTGACGACCGACTCCCAGGTTCCACCCCGACGGGCGACCTGGGCCGACG
Coding sequences:
- a CDS encoding cupin domain-containing protein; the protein is MTEHLRVVRPDDLEPADPTPGMARRKAFEAPGLWAGVVDTEPGVRSGWHHHGGHESSLYVVAGAMRLEFGTGGRFAVEAGPGDFVHVPAGVVHRESNPGAVVSRAVIARAGTGAPTVNVDGPDAAAED
- a CDS encoding YrdB family protein encodes the protein MWQLVLRFVLELAALVAWGLAGWELTGDALGGWLRWPVALVLVSAAAGAWGTFRVEGDSGGDNEAPVRVPGAVRLAVELVVLLGGAVAVTWAGVTAFGVVLGVLVVIHYATTMRRTTWLLAQ